A DNA window from Pseudomonas sp. B21-056 contains the following coding sequences:
- a CDS encoding NfeD family protein, giving the protein MNIRCLMLALLAMSGTTLAADGPVLLVASPLGFWLIALGVALLVAEAALPNYGVAGLGGIILCVIGAIILTNADVPVPLMIGLGLVSALLLIFLLIRALKTRPRQPVSGDAALLGSVTAVTTLQAGNHHHGWVQLEGERWQVTCATSLRPGQAVRVIARKGLLLEVAPADSQGA; this is encoded by the coding sequence GTGAATATTCGCTGCTTGATGCTCGCGCTGTTGGCCATGAGCGGAACGACGCTGGCAGCCGATGGCCCGGTGCTGTTGGTCGCCAGTCCCCTGGGTTTCTGGCTGATTGCCTTGGGCGTGGCCTTGCTGGTCGCCGAGGCGGCTTTGCCCAACTATGGCGTAGCTGGGCTGGGCGGCATCATTTTGTGTGTCATCGGCGCGATTATCCTGACCAATGCCGATGTGCCTGTTCCCTTGATGATCGGGCTGGGCCTGGTCAGTGCCTTGCTGCTGATCTTCCTGTTGATCCGCGCACTGAAAACCCGGCCGCGCCAACCGGTCAGTGGCGATGCCGCGTTATTGGGAAGCGTCACCGCGGTGACCACCCTGCAGGCCGGCAATCATCACCACGGCTGGGTGCAGTTGGAAGGCGAACGCTGGCAAGTGACATGCGCCACGTCGCTACGGCCTGGACAAGCGGTGCGCGTCATCGCACGCAAGGGCCTGCTGCTGGAAGTGGCCCCCGCTGACTCACAAGGAGCATGA
- a CDS encoding efflux RND transporter periplasmic adaptor subunit, producing the protein MAGPRIKLVVGLGLCALLAGCGDEKIGEKALPRVFVQQAVPTEYAASVTLTGDVQARVQTDLSFRVGGKIIERKVDVGDRVSARQVLARLDPRDLQTNVDSAEAQVAAEQARVKQSAAAFVRQQKLLPKGYTSQSEYDAAQAQLRSSQSALTAAQAQLANAREQLSYTALIAEAPGIITARQAEVGQVVQATEPIFSLARDGERDAVFNIYESLLSEPPSDPAIVISLLDNPAVQTTGTVREITPAVSAETGTVQVKVTLNDLPEGMRLGSVVSATAKSAGKTAVELPWSALTKNLSEPAVWLVDGEGKAQLHTVTVGRYLTGKVIISDGLKGGETVVTAGGQLLHPGVGVEIAENTPDKPPAGAQP; encoded by the coding sequence ATGGCTGGTCCCCGAATCAAACTGGTTGTTGGCTTGGGCTTGTGTGCGTTGTTGGCGGGATGCGGTGATGAAAAAATCGGTGAAAAAGCCCTGCCGCGGGTGTTCGTACAGCAAGCCGTGCCGACCGAGTATGCAGCCTCGGTGACCTTGACCGGCGATGTCCAGGCGCGGGTGCAGACCGATCTGTCGTTTCGTGTCGGCGGCAAGATCATCGAGCGCAAGGTCGATGTGGGTGACCGGGTCTCGGCCCGGCAGGTGCTGGCCCGGCTCGACCCGCGGGACCTGCAGACCAACGTCGATTCCGCCGAGGCCCAGGTGGCCGCCGAGCAGGCGCGGGTCAAGCAAAGCGCGGCGGCCTTCGTGCGCCAGCAGAAACTCCTGCCCAAGGGCTACACCAGCCAGAGCGAATACGACGCGGCCCAGGCACAACTGCGCAGCAGCCAGAGTGCGCTGACGGCCGCCCAGGCCCAGTTGGCCAATGCGCGGGAACAACTGAGCTACACCGCGCTGATCGCCGAGGCACCGGGCATCATTACGGCGCGCCAGGCCGAGGTCGGCCAAGTGGTGCAGGCCACGGAGCCGATCTTCAGCCTGGCCCGGGACGGTGAGCGGGACGCGGTGTTCAATATCTACGAATCGCTGCTGAGCGAACCACCCTCGGATCCGGCCATTGTCATCAGCCTGCTGGACAACCCGGCCGTCCAGACCACCGGCACCGTGCGCGAGATCACCCCGGCAGTGTCCGCCGAAACCGGCACCGTGCAGGTCAAGGTCACCCTCAACGACCTGCCCGAAGGCATGCGCCTGGGGTCAGTGGTCAGTGCTACGGCCAAGTCCGCCGGCAAGACGGCTGTGGAGCTGCCCTGGTCGGCGCTGACCAAGAACCTCAGCGAACCGGCCGTGTGGTTGGTGGATGGCGAGGGCAAAGCGCAATTGCACACTGTCACCGTCGGCCGCTACCTGACCGGAAAAGTCATCATCAGCGACGGGCTCAAGGGCGGCGAGACAGTCGTCACGGCCGGCGGGCAATTGCTGCATCCTGGGGTGGGCGTCGAGATTGCTGAAAACACCCCTGACAAACCCCCGGCAGGAGCCCAGCCATGA
- a CDS encoding MetQ/NlpA family ABC transporter substrate-binding protein: MKKVLLFTALAAALASGLAQAAEKLVVAATPVPHAEILELIKPALAKEGVDLQIKVFTDYVQPNVQVDQKRLDANYFQTLPYLKSFNEGKGTNLVTVIGVHVEPFGGYSKKVKSLAELKDGATIAIPNEGSNSGRALILLQKAGLIELKDPKNALATPKDIAKNPHNFKFKELESAMLPRVLDQVDLDMINTNYALEAGLNPAKDALVIEGSDSPYVNFLVARPDNKDSPAMQKLAKALTSPEVKAFIEKKYSGAVLPAF; this comes from the coding sequence ATGAAAAAGGTTCTGTTGTTCACCGCATTGGCGGCAGCGCTGGCTTCGGGCCTGGCCCAGGCGGCGGAAAAACTGGTGGTAGCGGCTACGCCGGTACCCCACGCTGAGATCCTCGAGCTGATCAAGCCGGCCCTGGCAAAAGAGGGCGTGGATCTGCAGATCAAGGTCTTCACCGACTATGTGCAGCCTAACGTACAGGTCGATCAGAAGCGTCTGGACGCCAACTACTTCCAGACCCTGCCGTACCTCAAGAGCTTCAACGAGGGCAAAGGCACCAACCTGGTCACCGTGATCGGTGTACACGTCGAACCGTTTGGCGGCTACTCGAAGAAAGTCAAAAGCCTGGCCGAGCTGAAAGACGGCGCCACCATTGCCATCCCCAACGAAGGCAGCAACAGCGGTCGTGCCCTGATCCTGCTGCAAAAGGCTGGCCTGATCGAACTCAAGGATCCGAAAAACGCCCTGGCGACGCCGAAAGACATCGCCAAGAACCCGCACAACTTCAAGTTCAAGGAACTGGAATCGGCCATGCTCCCGCGGGTGCTGGATCAGGTCGACCTGGACATGATCAACACCAACTACGCGTTGGAAGCGGGTCTCAACCCGGCCAAGGATGCGCTGGTGATCGAGGGTTCGGATTCGCCTTACGTCAACTTCCTGGTGGCCCGTCCGGACAACAAGGACAGCCCGGCCATGCAGAAACTGGCCAAGGCCCTGACCAGTCCTGAAGTGAAGGCGTTCATCGAGAAGAAATACAGCGGCGCGGTATTGCCGGCGTTCTGA
- a CDS encoding TolC family protein gives MNRSQKLFSMSLLAVVVSGCAVTSEPIDRSVSEQRAQTDLQNMYKGQEPLSGPLTLHQAMARAVKYNLEGRLKIMEEALAKRQLDLASFDMLPRMALDAGYVGRNNVNASSSQSVETGTQSLEPSTSQDRDREVADLTMVWNVLDFGVSYISAKQAGDQRLIVQERRRKVINTIVQDVRSAYWRAMAAERLLKQIDSLMARVEAARNNSQSMSEQRIGDPVQALGYQRSLIQATRQLEEQRRALSLAKTELATLINLPLGTELTLATPDEYEIPELKVDMARLEHEALTSRPELREQDYQTRITAAETRKAMLRLLPGLEFSAGGHYDSNSFLVEQGWADYGVKVTWNLFNVISAPAAIDVAKAGEEVAAARRQAMSIAVLAQLYVANANYRDALRQFKTNQQLSDIDGQIVGQLRSRHQAAGIGELDLIQGELNTLQADLRRDLSYADLRNAYGQIFASAGLDPMPDEVQSTQVQSIATALANREAAWAQGDITVPKAAVKP, from the coding sequence ATGAATAGAAGTCAGAAGTTATTCAGTATGAGTCTGCTGGCAGTGGTGGTCAGTGGGTGTGCAGTCACCAGTGAGCCGATCGATCGCAGCGTCAGCGAACAGCGCGCCCAAACCGATCTGCAGAACATGTACAAGGGCCAGGAGCCCCTCAGCGGCCCGCTGACCCTGCACCAGGCCATGGCCCGGGCGGTGAAGTACAACCTGGAGGGGCGCCTGAAGATCATGGAGGAGGCGCTGGCCAAGCGGCAGCTGGACCTGGCCAGTTTCGACATGCTGCCACGCATGGCGCTGGATGCCGGCTACGTGGGCCGCAACAACGTCAACGCCTCCAGCAGCCAGAGCGTGGAAACCGGCACCCAGTCCCTGGAGCCGTCGACCTCCCAGGACCGTGACCGTGAAGTGGCCGACCTGACCATGGTCTGGAACGTGCTCGACTTCGGCGTGAGCTACATCAGCGCCAAGCAGGCCGGTGACCAGCGCCTGATCGTCCAGGAACGCCGGCGCAAGGTGATCAACACCATCGTCCAGGACGTGCGTTCCGCCTACTGGCGCGCCATGGCCGCCGAACGCCTGCTCAAGCAGATCGACAGCCTGATGGCCCGGGTCGAAGCAGCGCGCAACAACAGCCAGAGCATGAGCGAGCAGCGCATCGGTGACCCGGTACAGGCCCTGGGTTACCAGCGCTCGCTGATCCAGGCCACTCGCCAGCTCGAAGAGCAGCGGCGTGCGTTGTCCCTGGCCAAGACCGAACTGGCCACCCTGATCAATCTGCCCCTGGGCACCGAGCTGACCCTCGCGACTCCGGATGAGTACGAGATCCCTGAACTCAAGGTCGACATGGCCCGTCTCGAGCACGAAGCCCTGACCAGCCGTCCGGAACTGCGCGAGCAGGATTACCAGACCCGCATCACCGCCGCCGAAACCCGCAAGGCCATGCTGCGCCTGCTGCCGGGGCTGGAGTTTTCCGCCGGCGGGCACTACGACAGCAACTCGTTCCTGGTGGAGCAGGGCTGGGCCGACTACGGCGTGAAAGTCACCTGGAACCTGTTCAACGTGATCTCCGCCCCGGCGGCCATCGACGTGGCCAAGGCCGGTGAGGAAGTGGCGGCGGCGCGGCGTCAGGCAATGTCGATTGCCGTGCTGGCGCAGTTGTACGTCGCCAATGCCAACTATCGTGATGCGCTGCGCCAATTCAAGACCAACCAGCAACTGTCGGACATCGACGGACAGATTGTCGGCCAGTTGCGCAGCCGTCATCAGGCCGCCGGTATTGGCGAACTGGACCTGATCCAGGGCGAACTCAACACCTTGCAAGCCGACCTGCGACGGGATCTGTCCTACGCCGACCTGCGCAATGCCTACGGCCAGATCTTCGCCAGCGCCGGTCTTGACCCGATGCCCGACGAAGTGCAATCGACCCAGGTGCAGTCGATTGCCACGGCACTGGCCAACCGTGAAGCAGCCTGGGCCCAGGGCGACATCACGGTGCCGAAAGCGGCAGTGAAGCCATAA
- a CDS encoding sulfotransferase family protein, with protein sequence MEGLNLDGWLPIRVWQEAGQWRVGWCWFGNGRLSQPFFGDSVEDALRLPFNQVFRRQTPLDALGQWQQQSPGLAPGAFIFHASRCGSTLISQMLAQLDDHIVISEPPPLDTLLRSDIPHAERCAAIKGLLSSYGQRRLGVEQRLVIKLDAWNIGELLLLLECYPDTPWLFLYRDPVEIAVSHLRRPGMHMVPGMIGASVLDDGLPFTGQEDFIARRLGRLLQVGLEHCRGSGGLAVNYHELPEAMTGRLAGFFRLDDGQLKQAFAAVGRHAKQPAQVFADDSDEKRREASPLLRERMERWARGSYEALENLRNDLCGEGI encoded by the coding sequence ATGGAAGGCTTGAACCTGGACGGCTGGCTGCCGATCCGCGTGTGGCAGGAGGCCGGGCAGTGGCGGGTCGGCTGGTGCTGGTTCGGGAACGGACGCTTGTCGCAACCATTCTTTGGCGATTCGGTGGAAGACGCTCTGCGCCTACCCTTCAACCAGGTGTTCCGCCGTCAGACGCCCTTGGACGCGCTCGGTCAGTGGCAGCAACAAAGCCCAGGCCTGGCCCCCGGAGCTTTCATCTTCCATGCTTCGCGCTGCGGCTCGACATTGATCAGCCAGATGCTTGCGCAACTGGATGACCATATCGTTATCTCCGAACCGCCGCCGCTGGACACGCTGTTGCGCAGCGATATACCCCATGCCGAGCGGTGCGCAGCGATCAAGGGATTGCTGTCGTCCTATGGACAGCGCCGTCTGGGCGTGGAGCAGCGATTGGTGATCAAGCTCGACGCCTGGAACATCGGCGAACTCCTCCTGCTGTTGGAATGTTATCCCGATACGCCTTGGCTTTTTTTGTACCGCGATCCTGTGGAAATCGCCGTCTCCCACCTGCGTCGTCCCGGCATGCACATGGTGCCGGGGATGATCGGGGCGAGTGTGCTGGACGACGGCCTGCCATTCACCGGCCAGGAAGATTTCATTGCGCGACGGCTGGGCCGGCTGTTGCAGGTGGGGTTGGAGCATTGCCGCGGCTCTGGTGGGTTGGCGGTCAACTACCACGAGCTGCCCGAGGCGATGACGGGAAGGTTGGCGGGGTTTTTCCGGCTGGACGATGGACAACTCAAGCAGGCTTTCGCGGCGGTGGGACGGCACGCCAAACAGCCGGCGCAGGTATTTGCCGATGACAGCGATGAAAAACGCCGGGAGGCTTCGCCATTGCTGCGCGAGCGGATGGAGCGTTGGGCGCGGGGGTCCTATGAGGCGTTGGAGAATCTGCGCAATGATCTTTGTGGCGAGGGGATCTAG
- a CDS encoding aspartyl/asparaginyl beta-hydroxylase domain-containing protein gives MTRPAFSRLPVTVDLPLLLQALAAIEDDRWQGHFNSAYYHGDWSGVALISAADALTELSPGQGQPLHRAPWSNDDRWHRALCGWSLEVVSARLLRLGPGGQIHEHRDYDLGGPDADLRLHVPLLSPPDVDFWLEGQRVPMKAGECWFLDLSRPHRVDNRDRLPRVHLVLDCRPGPWLEQQILDGLPTTPTARDGHSDFLRFQQQVASDPQLARTLQSLEDTDAFIECAVTLAARQGLHVGREQLRAAMRNGRRQWREQWKA, from the coding sequence ATGACGCGCCCGGCGTTTTCCCGGCTGCCGGTGACGGTGGACCTGCCCCTGCTGTTGCAAGCGTTGGCGGCCATTGAAGACGATCGCTGGCAGGGGCATTTCAACAGCGCCTACTACCACGGCGACTGGAGCGGCGTGGCGCTGATTTCGGCGGCCGATGCGCTGACCGAATTGTCGCCTGGCCAGGGTCAGCCTTTGCATCGGGCGCCCTGGTCAAACGATGATCGCTGGCACCGGGCGCTGTGTGGCTGGTCCCTGGAGGTCGTTTCGGCCCGGCTGTTGCGGCTCGGGCCCGGCGGACAGATCCATGAGCACCGTGACTATGACCTGGGCGGGCCGGACGCCGACCTGCGCCTGCATGTGCCGCTGCTCAGTCCGCCTGACGTGGATTTCTGGCTGGAAGGGCAACGTGTTCCGATGAAAGCCGGTGAGTGCTGGTTTCTCGATCTGTCGCGGCCCCACCGTGTCGATAATCGGGACCGGTTGCCACGGGTCCATCTGGTGCTCGATTGTCGCCCCGGCCCCTGGCTGGAGCAGCAGATTCTCGATGGGTTGCCCACCACCCCGACTGCCCGCGACGGGCACAGCGACTTTCTGCGCTTTCAGCAGCAGGTGGCAAGCGATCCCCAACTCGCCCGGACCCTACAGAGCCTGGAAGACACGGACGCTTTCATCGAATGCGCCGTGACATTGGCTGCCCGACAAGGGTTGCATGTCGGCCGGGAGCAATTGCGAGCGGCCATGCGCAACGGTCGTCGGCAATGGCGTGAACAATGGAAGGCTTGA
- a CDS encoding efflux RND transporter periplasmic adaptor subunit, with translation MKRAWMVLASLVLAGCSKEDAPPEPVRPVLSIEVRALDQQALGRFAGNIQARYESNVGFRVPGRIASRNVDVGAEVKKGDLLAILDPTDQQNRLRAAQGDLARIEAQYINAQANARRQQQLFDRGVGAQAQLDIAQTELKTTGASLEQAQAAVEQARDQLNYSELRTDHDAVVTAWSAEAGQVVTAGQQVVTLARPDIKEAVIDLPAGLAERLPEDVVFEVSAQLDPSIHTTAIVREIEPQAQSATRTRRARLTLTDTPPGLRLGTAISVTLSSAIEPRIELPLSALQEIDGKARIWLVDPQSQTVSPREVQILERSADSVLVANGIKPGDRVVSAGVNSLQPGQKVKLDEDTR, from the coding sequence ATGAAGCGCGCGTGGATGGTCCTGGCGAGCCTGGTCCTGGCGGGCTGTTCGAAGGAGGACGCGCCGCCGGAGCCGGTGCGTCCGGTGTTATCCATCGAGGTCCGGGCGCTCGACCAGCAGGCCCTCGGGCGCTTTGCCGGGAATATCCAGGCGCGTTACGAGAGCAATGTGGGTTTCCGCGTACCGGGGCGAATCGCCAGCCGCAATGTCGATGTTGGCGCCGAAGTGAAAAAAGGCGACCTGCTGGCGATCCTCGACCCCACCGATCAACAGAACCGCTTGCGTGCTGCCCAGGGCGACCTGGCGCGGATCGAGGCGCAGTACATCAATGCCCAGGCCAACGCCCGTCGCCAGCAGCAGTTGTTCGACCGGGGTGTCGGTGCCCAGGCGCAGTTGGATATCGCCCAGACCGAGCTGAAAACCACCGGCGCTTCCCTCGAACAGGCCCAGGCCGCGGTGGAGCAGGCTCGTGACCAGCTCAACTACAGCGAACTGCGCACCGACCATGACGCGGTCGTCACGGCCTGGAGCGCAGAAGCCGGGCAGGTGGTGACCGCCGGCCAGCAAGTGGTGACCCTGGCCCGCCCGGACATCAAGGAAGCGGTGATCGACCTGCCGGCCGGGCTGGCCGAGCGCCTGCCCGAGGACGTGGTGTTCGAAGTCTCGGCGCAACTGGACCCGAGCATCCACACCACGGCCATCGTGCGCGAGATCGAGCCCCAGGCCCAGAGCGCCACCCGCACCCGTCGTGCACGCCTGACCTTGACCGACACACCGCCGGGCCTGCGTCTGGGCACGGCCATCAGCGTGACCTTGAGTTCGGCCATCGAACCGCGCATCGAGCTGCCGCTCAGTGCGTTGCAGGAAATCGATGGCAAGGCGCGGATCTGGCTCGTCGACCCGCAGAGCCAGACCGTCTCCCCCCGCGAGGTGCAGATTCTCGAACGTTCGGCCGACTCGGTGCTGGTGGCCAACGGCATCAAGCCCGGCGACCGTGTGGTCAGCGCCGGCGTCAACAGCCTCCAGCCGGGGCAGAAAGTGAAACTCGACGAGGACACACGATGA
- a CDS encoding sigma 54-interacting transcriptional regulator has product MSLHETFGQPLLTFPDAEKSPLSIRAKALVFVDPRSRQLRQALEQLAPRAIPVLIRGETGTGKELLARHIHRESDRGGLFVSVNCGAISPTYADAELFGYAAGSYSGSASSRAGWFGSANGGTLYLDEIGDLPLPIQVKLLAALENHEVTRVGAHQPSPVDVRLVAATSIDLAQAVAAGKFHERLYHYLSEGRLELPALRERVGDILPLAEYFLGIYAQRLGLTMPLISEAAQQALERHSWPGNTRELENVIHFALLVSRGDEILPEHLNLPSLPQALDTIEQAAKVLASGTTAERVALKTLLTRLDQLL; this is encoded by the coding sequence ATGAGCCTGCATGAAACCTTCGGTCAGCCGTTGCTGACCTTTCCCGATGCGGAAAAAAGCCCCCTGAGCATCCGCGCCAAGGCGCTGGTGTTCGTTGACCCACGTTCACGTCAGTTACGCCAGGCGCTGGAGCAACTGGCGCCGCGCGCGATTCCGGTATTGATTCGCGGCGAAACCGGCACGGGCAAGGAATTGCTTGCCCGGCACATCCACCGTGAAAGCGACCGTGGCGGGTTGTTCGTCTCGGTCAATTGCGGCGCCATCAGTCCGACTTACGCCGACGCCGAGTTGTTCGGCTATGCGGCCGGCAGCTACAGCGGCTCGGCCAGCAGTCGGGCCGGCTGGTTCGGCTCGGCCAATGGCGGCACGCTGTACCTGGATGAAATCGGTGATCTGCCGCTGCCGATCCAGGTCAAGTTGCTGGCGGCCCTGGAAAACCACGAGGTCACCCGCGTCGGCGCTCACCAGCCCAGCCCCGTGGATGTACGGCTGGTGGCGGCCACCAGTATTGATCTGGCGCAAGCGGTGGCCGCCGGGAAGTTTCATGAGCGGCTTTACCACTACCTCAGCGAAGGTCGTCTCGAACTGCCGGCCCTGCGCGAGCGGGTGGGCGATATCCTGCCGCTGGCCGAGTATTTCCTGGGCATCTATGCCCAGCGCCTCGGCCTGACCATGCCGCTGATCAGCGAGGCGGCCCAGCAGGCGCTCGAGCGACATAGCTGGCCGGGCAACACCCGCGAGCTGGAGAACGTCATTCATTTTGCGTTGCTGGTAAGCCGTGGCGACGAGATCTTGCCGGAGCATTTGAACCTGCCGTCACTACCCCAGGCACTCGACACCATTGAGCAGGCTGCAAAGGTGCTTGCAAGCGGGACGACTGCCGAGCGCGTGGCGCTCAAGACATTGCTTACCCGTCTGGACCAACTCCTCTAG
- a CDS encoding alpha/beta hydrolase — MRNESTRYLIVPGWQGSPENHWQTHWQHSLPNSARVEQDDWLTPRREDWVAALAEAIAADSTPVILIAHSLGCITVAHWAATAPLQLLRQVRGALLVAPADVERPACAPALRNFAPIPTDPLPFPSQVVSSDNDAAVSAPRALELARNWGAEAGILSGAGHINVQSGHQRWEQGFAYLYRLQNRMEHHALRRA; from the coding sequence ATGCGCAACGAATCGACTCGCTACCTGATTGTGCCGGGCTGGCAAGGATCGCCGGAAAATCATTGGCAGACCCATTGGCAACACAGTTTGCCCAACAGCGCCCGGGTCGAGCAGGACGACTGGCTGACGCCCCGACGTGAAGACTGGGTGGCCGCGCTGGCCGAGGCCATTGCCGCCGACAGCACGCCGGTGATCCTCATTGCCCATAGCCTGGGCTGCATCACGGTTGCCCATTGGGCCGCCACCGCGCCGCTGCAACTGCTACGGCAGGTTCGCGGGGCGTTGCTGGTGGCTCCGGCGGATGTCGAGCGGCCGGCCTGTGCGCCTGCGCTGCGCAATTTCGCACCGATTCCCACCGACCCGTTGCCCTTTCCCAGCCAAGTGGTCAGTTCCGACAACGACGCCGCGGTGAGTGCGCCGCGTGCGCTGGAGTTGGCGCGTAACTGGGGGGCCGAAGCCGGGATCCTGAGCGGGGCGGGGCACATCAACGTGCAGTCCGGCCATCAGCGCTGGGAGCAGGGTTTCGCCTATCTCTATCGTCTGCAAAACCGCATGGAGCATCACGCTCTACGTCGCGCCTGA
- a CDS encoding slipin family protein, which translates to MGMQIGFVMLLLLLIALAASTFRILREYERAVVFQLGRFWQVKGPGLILLIPVVQQMIRVDLRTIVLDVPPQDVITRDNVSVKVNAVLYFRVLDPQKAIIQVENFLMATSQLAQTTLRAVLGKHDLDQLLAEREQLNGDIQQVLDAQTDAWGIKVANVEIKHVDLNESMIRAIARQAEAERERRAKVIHAEGELQASEKLMQAAEMLGRQPGAMQLRYMQTLGSIAGDKSSTIVFPLPIELLKGMAELSPNKP; encoded by the coding sequence ATGGGTATGCAAATCGGTTTTGTAATGCTGCTGTTACTGTTGATCGCGCTGGCGGCTTCGACGTTTCGGATCCTGCGCGAATACGAGCGCGCGGTGGTGTTCCAGCTCGGCCGGTTCTGGCAGGTCAAGGGGCCCGGGCTGATCCTGCTGATTCCAGTGGTACAGCAAATGATCCGCGTCGACCTGCGCACCATCGTGCTCGACGTACCGCCGCAGGACGTGATCACCCGGGACAACGTCTCGGTTAAGGTCAATGCGGTGCTGTACTTCCGCGTCCTCGACCCGCAGAAGGCAATCATCCAGGTCGAGAACTTCCTCATGGCGACCAGCCAACTGGCCCAGACCACCCTGCGCGCCGTGCTTGGTAAACATGACCTGGACCAACTGCTGGCCGAACGCGAGCAATTGAACGGCGATATCCAGCAGGTGCTGGACGCCCAGACCGACGCCTGGGGTATCAAGGTGGCGAACGTCGAAATCAAGCATGTGGACCTCAACGAATCGATGATTCGCGCCATCGCCCGGCAAGCCGAGGCCGAACGGGAGCGGCGGGCCAAGGTGATCCATGCCGAAGGCGAGCTGCAGGCTTCGGAAAAACTCATGCAGGCCGCCGAGATGCTCGGGCGCCAGCCAGGCGCCATGCAACTGCGCTACATGCAGACGCTGGGGTCGATTGCCGGGGACAAGAGTTCAACCATCGTTTTTCCCCTGCCTATCGAATTGCTGAAAGGGATGGCGGAGCTGTCACCGAACAAGCCCTGA
- a CDS encoding DUF2789 domain-containing protein — protein METPIHSLPALFKQLGLPDDAVSIDQFIASHSPLKPELHLADAFFWNEGQRQLLRDEILEDADWAMVVDRLNELLRKGRSD, from the coding sequence ATGGAAACCCCCATCCACAGCCTTCCCGCCCTGTTCAAGCAACTGGGCCTGCCCGACGATGCCGTCAGCATCGATCAGTTCATTGCCAGCCATTCACCCCTCAAGCCCGAATTGCATTTGGCTGACGCGTTTTTCTGGAACGAGGGTCAGCGGCAATTGCTGCGCGACGAAATCCTCGAGGATGCCGATTGGGCGATGGTTGTGGATCGGTTGAATGAGTTGTTGAGAAAGGGGCGCAGTGATTGA